In Poecilia reticulata strain Guanapo linkage group LG17, Guppy_female_1.0+MT, whole genome shotgun sequence, the following proteins share a genomic window:
- the nol7 gene encoding nucleolar protein 7 yields the protein MMSLPWVPTERDNMAKKQRGKGASLQKKAENEKAADNFQLALDSSDDDAPEEVTFEDSKARAVESLKLALETAKREKELLKEKRRKRQEFFQEQKKKKLLSADVLEEIDSVPSKKQKQADDEDEEEEEKKKTKKPSGVRNLRGSYTVSTVTDREQSDYQRQAAEDFIQSRLYGPGSCRSSNNEMLSLRNKTRADKSAAVQFVKKDWACKEKAKAEKMKKRWIHKQQIPTS from the exons ATGATGTCACTTCCGTGGGTGCCGACAGAGAGGGACAACATGGCGAAAAAACAACGTGGGAAAGGCGCCTCTTTGcagaaaaaggcagaaaatgaaaaagctgCCGATAATTTCCAGTTGGCGCTGGATTCTAGCGACGACGACGCGCCGGAGGAAGTAACCTTTGAGGACTCGAAGGCCCGGGCTGTGGAGAGCCTGAAGCTGGCGCTGGAGACGGCCAAAAG AGAGAAGGAGCTGCtgaaggagaagaggaggaagaggcaggAGTTTTTCCAGGAACAGAAG aagaagaaactcctCTCAGCCGATGTGTTGGAGGAAATCGACTCGGTTCCTTCAAA gaaacagaaacaggcTGACGATGAAG atgaagaggaggaagagaagaagaagacaaagaaaccCTCAGGAGTCAGAAA CCTGAGGGGCAGCTACACGGTTTCCACGGTGACGGATCGAGAGCAGAGCGACTACCAGCGGCAGGCGGCGGAGGATTTCATCCAGTCCAGATTGTACGGACCGGGAAGCTGCAGGAGCTCGA ATAACGAGATGCTGTCCCTGCGGAACAAGACGAGGGCGGATAAGAGCGCAGCCGTGCAGTTTGTTAAAAAGGACTGGG CCTGTAAGGAGAAAGCTAAAGcagagaagatgaagaagaggtGGATCCACAAGCAGCAGATTCCCACCAGCTGA